A genomic segment from Acuticoccus sediminis encodes:
- a CDS encoding tetratricopeptide repeat protein: MDRPVHRSTTADERRQTRLDRMFDELAKATTKERADRIAGHILRRMTRSGSDTVDLLMNRSAVAIQNKDYGLALDLLDGVVRLKPDFAEGWNRRATVNFLAGNYGRSIADIEQVLKREPRHWGALVGLSVILVSLDQKARAVEVMTRALEIHPYLDDTRDRRDRFKMEIDGSEA; the protein is encoded by the coding sequence ATGGACCGCCCCGTCCACCGGTCCACCACGGCCGACGAACGACGGCAGACGCGGCTCGACCGCATGTTCGACGAGTTGGCCAAGGCCACGACCAAGGAGCGTGCGGACCGCATCGCCGGGCACATCCTGCGGCGGATGACCCGCTCGGGCAGTGATACGGTCGACTTGCTGATGAACCGGTCAGCCGTCGCGATCCAGAACAAGGACTACGGGCTCGCCCTCGACCTGCTGGACGGGGTGGTGCGGCTGAAGCCGGACTTCGCGGAGGGCTGGAACCGCCGCGCGACGGTGAACTTCCTCGCCGGCAACTACGGCCGCTCGATCGCCGACATCGAGCAGGTGCTGAAGCGCGAGCCGCGTCATTGGGGCGCCCTGGTGGGGCTCTCCGTGATTCTCGTCTCGCTGGACCAGAAGGCGAGGGCGGTCGAGGTGATGACGCGCGCGCTGGAGATCCACCCCTACCTCGACGACACGCGCGACCGCCGCGACCGCTTCAAGATGGAGATCGACGGCAGCGAGGCATGA
- the panC gene encoding pantoate--beta-alanine ligase: protein MHAYYSKSEFQAFVRSDAARSGRVGLVPTMGALHEGHLSLVRQAQAECDLVAVSIFVNPLQFAAGEDLDKYPRTMESDFAKLGAAGVDAVLVPRVEDIYPADFQTVVSNDTLSGILCGASRAGHFNGVLTVVLKLLNIAKCQRAYFGRKDFQQLTLVKRMVKDLDVDCEIVGCPTVRDPSGLALSSRNTYLSPAERESSVKLSRTLREIDARVAAGERDVARLMEVARPLADDPLIAPEYLEIRSPGLETRYEDELELPAVALIAARVGATRLIDNIELAPQD, encoded by the coding sequence GTGCACGCGTACTACTCCAAATCCGAATTCCAGGCGTTCGTCCGCTCGGACGCCGCGCGTTCCGGCCGCGTCGGCCTCGTCCCCACCATGGGGGCGCTGCACGAGGGACACCTCAGCCTCGTGCGCCAGGCGCAGGCGGAATGCGACCTGGTCGCGGTCAGCATCTTCGTCAATCCGCTGCAGTTCGCCGCCGGCGAAGACCTCGACAAGTACCCCCGCACCATGGAGTCGGACTTCGCCAAGCTCGGCGCCGCCGGCGTCGACGCCGTGCTGGTACCCAGGGTCGAAGACATCTACCCGGCCGACTTCCAGACCGTCGTCAGCAACGACACGCTGAGCGGGATCCTCTGCGGTGCCTCGCGCGCCGGCCACTTCAACGGCGTGCTGACGGTGGTGCTGAAGCTCCTCAACATCGCCAAGTGCCAGCGGGCCTACTTCGGCCGGAAGGACTTTCAGCAGCTCACCCTGGTGAAGCGGATGGTGAAGGACCTCGACGTCGACTGCGAGATCGTCGGCTGCCCCACCGTGCGCGACCCGTCCGGCCTCGCCCTGTCGAGCCGCAACACGTACCTCTCGCCGGCCGAGCGCGAGAGCTCGGTGAAGCTGTCGCGGACCCTGCGCGAGATCGACGCCAGGGTGGCCGCCGGCGAGCGCGATGTCGCCCGCCTGATGGAGGTCGCCCGGCCGCTCGCCGATGACCCGCTGATCGCGCCGGAATACCTCGAGATCCGTTCGCCCGGGCTGGAAACGCGCTACGAGGACGAGTTGGAGCTTCCCGCCGTCGCCCTCATCGCCGCCCGCGTCGGCGCCACCCGCCTCATCGACAACATCGAACTCGCGCCGCAGGACTGA
- the ykgO gene encoding type B 50S ribosomal protein L36 yields the protein MKIKNSLKSLMQRDRNNKLVRRKGRVYIINKKAPRYKARQG from the coding sequence ATGAAGATCAAGAACTCGCTGAAGTCGCTGATGCAGCGCGACCGCAACAACAAGCTGGTCCGCCGCAAGGGACGCGTCTACATCATCAACAAGAAGGCCCCGCGCTACAAGGCCCGCCAGGGCTGA
- the minE gene encoding cell division topological specificity factor MinE → MSIRELFKRKKTSAPVARERLQIILAHERSATSTSDILVTLREEILQVIAKHMTIDREKVRVSMDRGDEVSLLEVDVELPLKDENGDNVKLAMSA, encoded by the coding sequence ATGAGCATAAGGGAGCTCTTCAAACGCAAGAAGACGTCCGCGCCGGTGGCGCGCGAGCGTCTTCAGATCATCCTCGCCCACGAGCGGTCGGCGACGTCCACCTCCGACATCCTCGTCACGCTGCGTGAGGAGATCCTGCAGGTCATCGCCAAGCACATGACCATCGACCGCGAGAAGGTGCGCGTCTCGATGGACCGTGGCGACGAGGTCTCGCTGCTGGAGGTCGACGTCGAGCTGCCGCTCAAGGACGAGAACGGCGACAACGTAAAGCTCGCGATGTCCGCCTGA
- the minD gene encoding septum site-determining protein MinD, whose translation MSKVLVVTSGKGGVGKTTSTAALGAALAKTGKNVAIVDFDVGLRNLDLVMGAERRVVFDLINVINGDAKLSQALIRDKRVDTLHLLPASQTRDKDALTEEGVAGVITEMRERFDYILCDSPAGIERGATLAMRHADVAIVTTNPEVSSVRDSDRIIGLLDSKTLKAENDERMEKYLLLTRYDPARAERGEMLKVDDVLEILSIPLLAVVPESQEVLKASNLGMPVTLGSPASQPAKAYSDAARRLMGEEVEIAIPTDRRSLFGKFFARKAA comes from the coding sequence ATGTCGAAGGTCCTGGTGGTCACGTCGGGCAAGGGGGGCGTCGGCAAAACCACGTCGACCGCGGCCCTCGGTGCCGCACTCGCCAAAACCGGCAAAAACGTCGCGATCGTCGACTTCGACGTCGGCCTTCGCAACCTCGACCTCGTGATGGGCGCCGAACGCCGCGTGGTGTTCGACCTCATCAACGTCATCAACGGCGACGCCAAGCTCAGCCAGGCGCTGATCCGCGACAAGCGCGTCGACACGCTCCACCTCCTGCCCGCCTCGCAGACGCGCGACAAGGACGCGCTCACCGAGGAAGGCGTGGCGGGCGTCATCACCGAGATGCGCGAGCGTTTCGACTACATCCTGTGCGACTCGCCCGCCGGTATCGAGCGCGGCGCGACGCTCGCGATGCGTCACGCCGACGTCGCCATCGTCACGACCAACCCCGAAGTCTCGTCCGTGCGTGACTCGGACCGCATCATCGGCCTCCTGGATTCCAAGACCCTCAAGGCCGAGAACGACGAGCGGATGGAGAAGTACCTGCTCCTCACCCGCTACGACCCGGCGCGCGCCGAGCGTGGCGAGATGCTCAAGGTCGACGACGTCCTGGAGATCCTTTCCATTCCGCTGCTCGCGGTGGTGCCGGAGAGCCAGGAAGTGCTGAAGGCGTCCAACCTCGGCATGCCCGTCACCCTCGGCTCCCCCGCGTCCCAGCCGGCCAAGGCCTACAGCGACGCCGCCCGCCGTCTGATGGGCGAGGAAGTCGAGATCGCCATCCCGACCGACCGCCGCAGCCTGTTCGGCAAGTTCTTCGCGAGGAAGGCCGCATGA
- the minC gene encoding septum site-determining protein MinC codes for MADFDSFAKRSPGFFVGRPVVVDISQMPASRPELVHMVTELKRRHVTIMGLDGRAPGELGADARGLPPILTGGKEITALTQLADTIQASDIAKLAEQVSAAASTDKTAEAKDETADPSSSTASVDASTDDTAASPPAPAPDAAASAVSAVAEAALAAVEKAIDAPDADTLIIDHPVRSGQSVVHLTGDIVVIGSVASGSEVVASGSIHIYGALRGRAIAGSAGNRNARIFTTQLNAELVAINGLYKTADDLNPKCVGRAVQAWLDGDSLKMSAF; via the coding sequence TTGGCGGATTTCGACAGCTTCGCCAAGCGGTCGCCGGGGTTCTTCGTCGGACGGCCCGTCGTGGTCGACATCTCGCAGATGCCGGCGAGCCGTCCGGAGCTCGTCCACATGGTGACCGAGCTCAAGCGGCGGCACGTCACCATCATGGGCCTCGACGGACGGGCGCCCGGTGAACTCGGCGCGGACGCCCGCGGGCTTCCGCCGATCCTGACGGGCGGCAAGGAAATCACCGCCCTCACCCAGCTCGCCGATACGATCCAGGCGAGCGACATCGCCAAGCTCGCCGAACAGGTGAGCGCGGCCGCCTCGACGGACAAGACCGCCGAGGCGAAGGACGAAACGGCCGACCCCTCCAGCAGCACCGCCTCCGTGGACGCCTCGACGGACGATACGGCGGCGAGCCCCCCTGCCCCCGCCCCGGACGCGGCGGCAAGCGCCGTCTCGGCTGTCGCCGAGGCCGCCCTCGCAGCGGTGGAAAAGGCCATCGACGCCCCGGATGCCGACACGCTCATCATCGATCACCCCGTGCGCTCCGGCCAATCGGTCGTGCACCTCACCGGCGATATCGTGGTGATCGGCTCGGTGGCCTCGGGCTCGGAGGTCGTCGCATCCGGGTCCATCCACATCTACGGCGCGCTGCGTGGCCGGGCGATCGCCGGCTCGGCAGGCAACCGCAACGCCCGCATCTTTACGACGCAGCTCAATGCCGAGCTCGTCGCGATCAACGGTCTTTATAAAACCGCGGATGATCTCAATCCGAAGTGTGTCGGCCGTGCCGTCCAGGCGTGGCTGGACGGCGACTCGCTCAAGATGTCCGCGTTCTGA
- a CDS encoding BA14K family protein, producing MMAHSAASAADLDHYSGKYGLVPQYYGLAEPWSETRERPPRKGLWYFTGPDSPTVNFLVPMKGWGVTVQPWTPEWVSYCSARWPSFNPRTGTVLTPDGVRMCF from the coding sequence ATGATGGCCCACTCGGCAGCCTCGGCGGCCGACCTTGACCATTATTCCGGCAAATACGGCCTCGTCCCGCAGTACTACGGCCTCGCCGAGCCCTGGTCGGAGACCCGGGAGCGGCCTCCGCGCAAGGGCCTCTGGTACTTCACCGGCCCCGACTCCCCCACGGTCAACTTCCTCGTCCCGATGAAGGGCTGGGGCGTCACCGTGCAGCCATGGACGCCGGAGTGGGTATCCTACTGCTCCGCCCGCTGGCCCAGCTTCAATCCCCGCACCGGCACCGTCCTCACCCCGGACGGCGTGCGGATGTGCTTCTGA
- the argE gene encoding acetylornithine deacetylase, translating into MNTIKNPPSLPDTRPIPDIAGILARLVAFPTVSRQSNLALLDFVEELLRPAGVRLERFTSEDGTRANLWASLGPEGSGGVVLSGHCDVVPVEGQDWSSDPFALRTEDGRLYGRGAADMKGFLAVAIHAMLSAAPRTLALPLHLAISYDEEVGCLGVRGMLDALGARPERPALCIIGEPTGMRIANGHKGKRGLRACCHGQEGHSALAPDALNALHLGAAFIARLQARQEELKATGAQDPAYDIPYSTVHVGTMHGGTALNIVPNRCDLDFEIRNIAADDPDAILAGIIEDAEAIAAPHRNRFPAARIEIEETSGYPGLETPPDTPAVALLQSLLGRDDPLIKVAFGTEGGLFQGTLGVPTLVCGPGHMAQGHKPDEFVSEGQLAECARLLAAITDALTEGKAPALTP; encoded by the coding sequence ATGAACACGATCAAAAATCCCCCATCCCTCCCGGACACCCGCCCCATCCCCGACATCGCCGGGATCCTCGCCCGGCTCGTCGCTTTTCCGACCGTGTCGCGGCAGTCGAACCTCGCGCTTCTCGATTTCGTCGAGGAGCTGCTCCGCCCGGCCGGCGTCCGGCTGGAGCGGTTCACGAGCGAGGACGGCACGCGCGCCAATCTGTGGGCCAGCCTCGGCCCTGAGGGTTCGGGCGGGGTCGTCCTGTCCGGCCACTGCGACGTCGTCCCGGTCGAGGGGCAGGACTGGTCGAGCGATCCTTTCGCGCTGCGCACCGAGGACGGACGGCTCTATGGCCGCGGCGCCGCCGACATGAAGGGATTTCTGGCGGTCGCGATCCACGCCATGCTCTCCGCCGCTCCGCGGACGCTCGCCCTGCCGCTGCATCTCGCGATCTCGTATGACGAGGAGGTCGGCTGTCTCGGCGTGCGGGGGATGCTCGACGCCCTCGGCGCCCGGCCCGAACGGCCGGCGCTCTGCATCATCGGCGAGCCGACCGGCATGCGCATCGCCAACGGCCACAAGGGCAAGCGCGGCCTGCGCGCCTGCTGCCACGGGCAGGAGGGCCACTCGGCGCTGGCGCCGGACGCCTTGAACGCGCTGCACCTCGGCGCGGCCTTCATCGCCCGCCTCCAGGCCCGCCAGGAGGAGCTGAAGGCCACCGGCGCGCAGGATCCGGCCTACGACATCCCCTATTCGACGGTCCACGTCGGGACCATGCACGGCGGGACGGCGCTCAACATCGTCCCGAACCGCTGCGACCTCGATTTCGAGATCCGCAACATCGCCGCCGACGACCCCGACGCGATCCTCGCCGGCATCATCGAGGACGCCGAGGCCATCGCCGCCCCCCACCGCAACCGCTTCCCGGCCGCGCGCATCGAGATCGAGGAGACGTCGGGCTATCCCGGCCTCGAGACGCCGCCCGACACGCCGGCGGTGGCGCTGCTGCAATCGCTGCTCGGACGCGACGATCCGCTGATCAAGGTCGCGTTCGGAACCGAGGGCGGGCTTTTCCAGGGGACCCTCGGCGTTCCGACGCTGGTCTGCGGTCCGGGCCACATGGCGCAGGGGCACAAGCCCGACGAGTTCGTCAGCGAGGGACAGCTCGCCGAATGCGCGAGGCTCCTCGCCGCCATCACTGACGCCCTGACCGAGGGCAAGGCCCCCGCCCTCACGCCCTGA